The DNA sequence AGCGCTCGGCCGCCTCAGCCCTCGGTCGGTGCGCCGCCGCGGGCGTCGAGCATCTCGCGCAGCACCGTCAGCTCGGCCTCCTGGGCGGTGACGATCGCGCCCGCGAGGTCGCGCACGACGTCCTGCTCGGCCAGGTCCACCGCCGCCTCGGCCATCTCCACACCGGCCTCGTGGTGCGGGATCATCAGGCCCAGGAAGATCCGCTCCGCCTCCGCACCGTCGGCCTCGGCGAGCGCGGTGAGCTCGTCCCGGGTCGCCATGCCCGGCATGAGCCCGTCGGGGGCGGCGCCGTGGTCGCCGTGTCCCGTCATCCACGCCATCGGCTCCGCCGGGCCCGACTGCGGCAGGCCCCACGTCTCGAGCCACGCGTGCATCTGCCCGGCCTGCTGCTGCTGGGTGAGCACGATGTCGAGCGCGAGCTGGCGCACCTCAGCGTCCTCGGTCGCCTCACGCACAAGCACCCCCATCTCGACGGCCTGGAGGTGGTGGACCCGCATGTCCCGGGCGAACCCGGCGTCGGCCGACCCCTCCGCCGGGGTCGCCGCCGACGGTGCGAGCCGGGTGCCGGTGAGCAGCCCGCCCACCGCGCCGAGCGCCACCAGCAGCGCGGCGACGGCGACGAACGTGCCCTGGCGACGCGCTCCGCCCGCGGCCGGTCCGACCTGCTCGTCCGAGTCGTCGGGCAGCGTCGTGGTGCCTGGCATCAGGCGGGCGTCCCGACGCCGCCGAAGCAGGCGGCGCCGGGCTCGGGCGTCTGCGCGCCCTGGAGGTACCGCTCGAGGAAGACCTCGAGCCGCTCGTCGCCCGCGTCCTCGACCTGGAGCTGGATACCCCACGCGCTGGCCACCACCGGGGCGGGCATGTCCGCCTCACCCGGGCTGAGGAGGCCGTACGCCTCTCCCTCGACGAGGTCGGTGAGAACCTCGACCTGCTCGGCCGGGAGGTCGGGGTCGTAGGTGATCCACGCGGCGCCGTGCTCGAGGGAGTGCACCGCGTTCTCGTTCGGGACGGGCTCGGTGTAGACCCCGCAGTTGAGCCACGCAGGGTTGTGGTCACCGCCGACGGGCGGCAGCGGCTCGTACGCCACGGCCGTCTCGACGTGGTTCGAGGTGAGCTCGGTGAACTCCTCGACGCCGTCGATCGGCGCGTTCGCCGCGGCCTCGACGGCGGCGCGCTCCCGCGAGGCGTTGACGAGCGGGACGGCGACCGCCGCGACGAGGGCGAGGCTCAGCCCCGCGGCACCACCGACGATGACGTTGCGCTGGCGCCGGTCCCTGCGCTGCTGCTCCGCCCGCATGGCGGCCACCTGGGCCGCGCGGTCCTTGGCGTCCACCTTGCGGCTGCTCACGTGGGGTCCCCCAGAAGTTGTGCTTTCACCTCGATGCTAACCCGGGCGTCGGCCACGGGCCAAGAACGTCCGAGCGCGCGGGGGCGAGAAGGCCGACCGCGACGGGCGCGCTGATGACCCCGGAGCGTGCGGCGCGGCGAACTGCGACGGCCGCCTCGTCGGGGAGGTCGACCGTCGCGCCGGGCGCCAACGGTCCGTTCAGGGGTACTACGGTGCCGCGCGCTCCCTGGTGAAGGTCCAGGTGGCGCCACGTCCTCGTGGGCGCCGCGCCACACGTTAGGCAATCCTCGGTCGGGGCTGGCGGGACCTAGGTCCTCCCGCGGTGGAGACCGGGACCTCCGGGCCTGTCCGACCCCGTTGCGGGTGGCAGGCTGAGAGGGACCGTCGAGGTCCCGGCACCGGCGCCGGGCGGGCAGGAGGACATCCCATGAGCACTCAGAACGTCCCGCCGGGTGCGGTGGTCGTCGGTGTCGACGGCACCGGGAAGGACCGTCGTGCCCTCGCCTGGGGTGCCGTCGAGGCCGCGCGCCGC is a window from the Georgenia muralis genome containing:
- a CDS encoding DUF3105 domain-containing protein; translated protein: MSSRKVDAKDRAAQVAAMRAEQQRRDRRQRNVIVGGAAGLSLALVAAVAVPLVNASRERAAVEAAANAPIDGVEEFTELTSNHVETAVAYEPLPPVGGDHNPAWLNCGVYTEPVPNENAVHSLEHGAAWITYDPDLPAEQVEVLTDLVEGEAYGLLSPGEADMPAPVVASAWGIQLQVEDAGDERLEVFLERYLQGAQTPEPGAACFGGVGTPA
- a CDS encoding DUF305 domain-containing protein — its product is MPGTTTLPDDSDEQVGPAAGGARRQGTFVAVAALLVALGAVGGLLTGTRLAPSAATPAEGSADAGFARDMRVHHLQAVEMGVLVREATEDAEVRQLALDIVLTQQQQAGQMHAWLETWGLPQSGPAEPMAWMTGHGDHGAAPDGLMPGMATRDELTALAEADGAEAERIFLGLMIPHHEAGVEMAEAAVDLAEQDVVRDLAGAIVTAQEAELTVLREMLDARGGAPTEG